In one Fusobacterium perfoetens ATCC 29250 genomic region, the following are encoded:
- a CDS encoding TRAP transporter large permease, with amino-acid sequence MEFAIPVFLVFLFLGMPVAFSIGLSGLTFFIVRDLPMSVLVQKSISTSQSFTMLAIPLFIFAGNLMNSSGITNRLMKLADVCTGHMWGNLGQVSCVLSTLMGGVSGSAVADAAMESRILGPEMTRLGYARGWSAAINGLSGLIVATIPPSMGLIIYGTVGEVSIGRLFMAGWVPGILMMILLMIACSISARKFGYKPEREKRASLSEILKTFIVSIWALIFPILLIALIRFGVMSPTESGSFAVAYALFVGIFIYKELNMKTFMQTVKDSVKDITVITIILAFSGTFGYGVVYDNITIRLAESLAGISSNSTILLVLVVLFLLACGMFMETTVIALILTPILLPVMQNVGVDPVVFGMIMMTCVTFGVMTPPVGTALYTVSDIMECSVEETVKYGWPFYIAVLLVVVFMIFFPGAVLYLPNLVYGVAG; translated from the coding sequence ATGGAATTTGCAATACCAGTGTTTTTAGTATTTTTATTTTTAGGAATGCCTGTTGCATTTTCAATAGGACTATCAGGATTAACATTTTTCATAGTTAGGGATCTTCCAATGTCTGTGTTAGTACAAAAGTCGATTTCAACAAGCCAATCTTTTACAATGTTAGCTATTCCATTATTTATATTTGCTGGAAATTTAATGAATAGTAGTGGGATAACAAATAGACTTATGAAGTTAGCTGATGTCTGTACAGGACATATGTGGGGAAATTTAGGTCAAGTATCATGCGTATTGAGTACTCTTATGGGAGGAGTTTCTGGTTCTGCAGTAGCTGATGCAGCTATGGAATCGAGAATACTAGGACCTGAGATGACAAGATTAGGATATGCTAGAGGTTGGAGCGCAGCTATAAATGGTTTATCAGGTTTAATAGTTGCTACAATTCCACCTAGTATGGGATTAATAATATATGGTACAGTAGGAGAAGTATCTATAGGAAGATTATTTATGGCTGGTTGGGTACCAGGAATTTTAATGATGATTCTTTTAATGATAGCTTGTTCTATATCAGCTCGTAAATTTGGATATAAACCTGAGAGAGAGAAAAGAGCTAGCCTTAGTGAAATTTTAAAAACTTTTATTGTAAGTATATGGGCTTTGATATTTCCAATTTTATTAATTGCTTTAATAAGATTTGGAGTAATGAGTCCAACAGAATCTGGGTCATTTGCTGTTGCTTATGCTTTATTTGTAGGAATATTTATATATAAAGAATTAAATATGAAAACTTTTATGCAAACAGTAAAAGATAGTGTAAAAGATATTACAGTAATAACAATTATATTAGCATTTTCTGGAACTTTTGGATATGGAGTAGTTTATGATAATATTACTATAAGATTAGCAGAATCATTAGCTGGAATTTCTTCAAATTCTACAATTTTATTAGTTTTAGTTGTTTTATTTTTACTGGCTTGTGGAATGTTTATGGAAACTACTGTAATTGCATTGATTTTAACACCAATATTATTACCAGTTATGCAAAATGTAGGAGTAGATCCAGTAGTTTTTGGAATGATAATGATGACTTGTGTAACATTTGGAGTAATGACTCCACCAGTAGGAACAGCATTATATACAGTTTCAGATATAATGGAATGTTCAGTAGAAGAAACAGTTAAATATGGATGGCCATTTTATATAGCTGTATTATTAGTTGTAGTATTTATGATATTTTTCCCAGGAGCAGTATTATATTTACCGAATTTAGTTTATGGAGTAGCAGGATAA
- the uxuA gene encoding mannonate dehydratase, whose protein sequence is MQMSWRWYGQNNDEITLDHIKQIPGVTSIVWSLHDKVAGEEWEFERIKEVTDYIKSKGFNADVVESVNVHDDIKIGKPTRDKYIDIYIDTIKKLAKVGVKVICYNFMPVFDWTRTDLYKKLPDGSNALFYQKNLVSDVTPQEVTRRILEGAGNKTMPGWEPERLSRLNELFEEYKDVTEEKLTENFKYFLERIIPVCEEVGVKMAVHPDDPPWPIFGLPRIVRDEEHIEKVLKLVDSPYNGLTLCSGSLGPNLKNDIPKLIRRFGDRIHFAHIRNVKVFENGDFIESSHRACDGNVDIVEVVKAYHEINFKGYIRPDHGRHLWGEEKTCRPGYGLYDRALGVMYLLGIWDTLEKKYK, encoded by the coding sequence ATGCAAATGTCATGGAGATGGTATGGTCAAAATAATGATGAGATAACATTAGATCATATTAAGCAAATTCCAGGAGTAACTTCGATTGTCTGGTCATTACATGATAAAGTGGCTGGAGAAGAATGGGAATTTGAAAGAATAAAAGAGGTTACAGATTATATAAAGTCAAAAGGTTTTAATGCAGATGTAGTAGAAAGTGTAAATGTTCATGATGATATAAAAATTGGTAAGCCAACAAGAGACAAATATATAGATATATATATAGATACTATAAAAAAATTGGCTAAAGTTGGAGTGAAAGTTATATGTTATAATTTTATGCCAGTATTCGATTGGACAAGAACAGATTTATATAAAAAATTACCAGATGGTTCAAATGCACTTTTTTATCAAAAAAATTTAGTATCAGATGTTACACCTCAAGAAGTAACTAGACGAATTTTAGAGGGAGCAGGAAATAAAACAATGCCTGGATGGGAACCAGAAAGACTTTCTAGATTAAATGAACTATTTGAAGAGTATAAAGATGTTACAGAAGAAAAATTAACAGAGAATTTTAAATATTTTTTAGAAAGAATAATTCCTGTATGTGAAGAGGTGGGAGTGAAAATGGCAGTTCATCCTGACGATCCACCTTGGCCAATATTTGGACTTCCTAGAATAGTAAGAGATGAAGAACATATAGAAAAAGTTTTAAAATTAGTAGATAGTCCATATAATGGTTTAACATTATGTAGTGGTTCTTTAGGTCCTAATTTAAAAAATGATATACCTAAACTTATAAGAAGATTTGGAGACAGAATTCATTTTGCTCATATAAGAAATGTAAAAGTGTTTGAAAATGGTGATTTTATAGAGAGTTCTCATAGAGCATGTGATGGTAATGTAGATATAGTTGAAGTGGTAAAGGCATATCATGAGATTAATTTTAAAGGATACATTAGACCAGACCATGGGAGACATTTATGGGGTGAAGAAAAAACTTGTAGACCAGGATATGGTTTATATGATAGAGCTTTAGGTGTTATGTATCTTTTAGGAATTTGGGATACTTTAGAAAAAAAATATAAATAA
- a CDS encoding type I phosphomannose isomerase catalytic subunit → MQIKELTGGRAWRTYTGGKLLDILHKKENSSDSYYPEEWMFSTTIARNSGREDIVEGLSYLKNENKLFVDFIKENPKVLGEKHIQKWGVNLGVLVKLIDSEERLTIQVHPNNQKAKELFNSKFGKTESWHILDTREEKSYIYLGFKEGISKEKFKEYFREQDLNAMLNCLNKIEVKKGETYLVKGGIPHAIGAGCLILEVQEPTDYTIRVEKTTPSGFLIDDKMCHQGLGFEKMFECFDFVGYSEKEIRNNFQMKETEIFFEDGREVNEIITYKDTSCFSLIRLVINNKIKIEKNETYTCLYVISGIGKIEDELQEIKLEKNVQIFIPANKEFNIVGEKLNILLIKGPNVK, encoded by the coding sequence ATGCAAATAAAAGAATTAACAGGAGGAAGAGCTTGGAGAACTTATACAGGTGGAAAATTATTAGATATTTTACATAAAAAAGAAAATTCAAGTGATAGTTATTATCCAGAAGAATGGATGTTTTCTACAACAATAGCTAGAAATTCTGGAAGAGAAGATATAGTAGAAGGATTATCATATTTAAAAAATGAGAATAAATTATTTGTAGACTTTATCAAAGAAAATCCTAAAGTTTTGGGAGAAAAACATATACAAAAATGGGGAGTAAATTTAGGAGTTCTAGTAAAATTGATTGATAGTGAAGAAAGATTAACTATTCAAGTTCATCCAAATAATCAAAAAGCAAAAGAATTATTTAATAGTAAATTTGGAAAAACAGAATCATGGCATATATTAGATACAAGAGAAGAGAAAAGTTATATTTATTTAGGTTTTAAGGAAGGAATATCAAAAGAAAAATTTAAAGAATACTTCAGAGAACAAGATTTAAATGCGATGTTAAATTGTTTAAATAAAATTGAAGTAAAAAAAGGAGAAACATATTTAGTAAAGGGAGGAATTCCACATGCGATTGGAGCAGGGTGCCTTATTTTAGAAGTTCAAGAACCAACTGATTATACAATTAGAGTTGAAAAAACAACTCCTTCTGGATTTCTAATAGATGATAAAATGTGTCATCAAGGATTAGGATTTGAGAAAATGTTTGAATGCTTTGATTTTGTTGGTTATTCTGAAAAAGAGATAAGAAATAATTTTCAAATGAAAGAAACAGAAATTTTTTTTGAAGATGGTAGAGAAGTTAACGAAATAATAACTTATAAAGATACTTCGTGTTTTTCCTTAATAAGATTAGTGATAAATAATAAAATAAAAATAGAAAAGAATGAAACTTATACATGTTTATATGTTATTTCAGGAATAGGAAAAATAGAAGATGAATTACAGGAAATAAAATTAGAAAAAAATGTACAAATATTTATTCCAGCAAATAAAGAATTTAATATAGTGGGAGAAAAATTGAATATTTTATTAATAAAAGGACCAAATGTAAAATAA
- a CDS encoding GntR family transcriptional regulator: MKLDNVIKNKNENSRQYAYRVIKENIMVLNIEPGECISEIELGNLLNISRTPIREALVRLTEEKLIDVFPQKGSFVSKIDLKLVEEALFLRDLCEKKLLTMACEDKIPEPLLKSLEKNLAYQKIIIDFDENLHKFFDLDNEFHSIIFEYYGKSNVWKSIKRLATHFDRLRLIDALQISNATKTFEQHQEIVNIIKYKKIDIIDSFVSEHLSKFKHVISTYLKRYPHYFLK; encoded by the coding sequence ATGAAATTAGATAATGTAATTAAAAACAAAAATGAAAATAGTCGTCAATATGCCTATAGAGTAATAAAAGAGAATATTATGGTTTTGAATATTGAACCTGGTGAATGTATTAGTGAAATCGAATTAGGAAATCTTCTAAATATTAGTAGAACACCTATAAGGGAAGCTCTTGTTAGATTAACCGAGGAAAAGTTAATTGATGTTTTCCCTCAAAAAGGTTCTTTCGTCTCTAAAATAGATTTAAAATTAGTAGAAGAAGCTTTATTTTTAAGAGATTTATGTGAAAAGAAACTTTTAACTATGGCTTGTGAAGATAAAATTCCAGAACCATTATTAAAATCATTAGAAAAAAATCTAGCTTATCAAAAAATTATCATTGATTTTGATGAAAATTTACATAAATTTTTTGATCTTGATAATGAATTCCATTCTATTATATTTGAATATTATGGTAAATCCAATGTTTGGAAAAGTATCAAAAGATTAGCAACACATTTTGATAGACTAAGACTTATCGATGCTTTACAGATTTCAAATGCTACAAAAACTTTCGAACAACACCAAGAAATAGTAAATATCATTAAATATAAAAAAATAGATATTATTGACTCTTTTGTTTCAGAACATTTATCTAAATTTAAGCATGTTATTTCTACATATTTAAAAAGATATCCTCATTATTTTTTAAAATAA
- a CDS encoding IclR family transcriptional regulator, with amino-acid sequence MDNIHKPTERVINILNTIAKNSGKLTFSNISKSLNIPKSTLSPILKTLTDLEMIILDPISQTYSIGLSVFKIGQSYLENKSGLNIIKSHMRIISEKCNETCQLGINNNHEVLYLTKVESSYPIKLLSSIGHNLPLYCTALGRVFLMEYSESAIRNLYSDKLEKFTKNTIDNVEDLLNIINLAKQNGFASEFGEVTSDACCIAVPIYINNNIRGALGVSLSTIRATEQHILNIKTLLKEHSSTISKEFEELNIKSIV; translated from the coding sequence ATGGATAATATTCACAAACCAACAGAAAGAGTAATAAATATTTTAAATACTATAGCAAAAAATTCTGGTAAATTAACATTTTCAAATATTTCAAAATCACTAAATATCCCTAAAAGTACTCTCTCTCCTATATTAAAAACTCTTACAGATTTAGAAATGATAATTTTAGATCCAATATCTCAAACATATTCTATCGGTTTATCAGTTTTTAAGATAGGACAATCATATTTAGAAAATAAAAGTGGATTAAATATTATAAAATCTCATATGAGAATCATTTCAGAAAAATGCAATGAAACATGTCAATTAGGGATTAACAATAATCATGAAGTTCTTTATCTTACTAAAGTTGAATCTTCTTATCCAATAAAGCTTCTTTCATCTATTGGTCATAATTTGCCTTTATATTGTACAGCTTTAGGTAGAGTTTTCCTTATGGAATATTCTGAATCAGCTATTAGAAATTTATATTCTGATAAATTAGAAAAATTTACAAAAAATACTATTGATAATGTTGAAGATTTACTTAATATTATCAATCTAGCTAAACAAAATGGTTTTGCTTCTGAATTTGGAGAAGTGACATCAGATGCTTGTTGTATTGCTGTTCCTATTTATATTAATAATAATATCAGAGGAGCTCTAGGAGTTAGCCTTTCAACCATTCGAGCTACTGAACAACATATTCTTAATATAAAAACTTTATTAAAAGAACACTCATCTACAATATCTAAAGAATTTGAAGAATTAAATATAAAAAGTATTGTATAA
- a CDS encoding TRAP transporter substrate-binding protein → MKKVLFVGSLLAMGILMGCSGDKGKAEGKQETVKTQVLKVAFNQSENHPQYKALEEFGKKLEEQTKGAYKLEISPNELLGDQRATAELVQNGVIQMSVVGNPVVESFNSDFAVIGLPYLYDSLEHQKKVFLSDVLDPLFESVKSSGFEVIGAFTAGARCLYTDKPMVKPEDLKGYKFRVMQSDTMKKMVDYMGGIGTPMGQGEVYTAVQQGVIEGGENNEVTYVDLKHYEIAPYFSYTNHLMVPDLIIINEKLYNGMTPENRKIFDDLMKQTIENEFEVWNENVEVAKKVATDNGAKFIEVDIKPFQERVKPLQEEVANRSEMTKKIYSDVRALAQ, encoded by the coding sequence ATGAAAAAAGTATTATTTGTTGGAAGTTTATTAGCAATGGGAATTTTAATGGGATGTTCTGGAGACAAAGGAAAAGCTGAAGGGAAACAAGAGACTGTAAAAACTCAAGTTTTAAAAGTAGCATTTAACCAATCAGAGAATCATCCTCAATACAAAGCTTTAGAAGAATTTGGTAAAAAATTAGAGGAACAAACAAAAGGAGCATATAAATTAGAAATTTCTCCTAATGAATTACTAGGAGACCAAAGAGCAACAGCAGAATTAGTCCAAAATGGAGTTATTCAAATGTCTGTTGTTGGAAATCCTGTAGTTGAAAGTTTTAACTCAGATTTCGCTGTAATTGGATTACCATACTTATATGATAGTTTAGAGCATCAAAAGAAAGTATTTTTATCAGATGTGTTAGATCCATTATTTGAGTCAGTAAAATCAAGTGGATTTGAAGTAATAGGAGCCTTTACAGCAGGAGCAAGATGTTTATATACTGATAAACCAATGGTAAAACCAGAAGATTTAAAAGGATATAAATTTAGAGTAATGCAATCTGATACAATGAAAAAAATGGTAGATTATATGGGTGGAATAGGAACTCCTATGGGACAAGGTGAGGTTTATACAGCAGTTCAACAAGGAGTTATTGAAGGAGGAGAAAATAATGAAGTTACTTATGTTGATTTAAAACATTATGAAATAGCACCATATTTCTCTTATACTAACCACTTAATGGTTCCAGATTTAATTATAATTAATGAAAAATTATATAATGGAATGACACCAGAAAATAGAAAAATATTTGATGATTTAATGAAACAAACAATTGAAAATGAATTTGAAGTTTGGAATGAAAATGTAGAAGTAGCTAAAAAAGTAGCAACAGATAATGGAGCTAAATTTATAGAAGTAGATATAAAACCATTCCAAGAAAGAGTAAAACCACTACAAGAAGAAGTAGCAAATAGATCAGAAATGACTAAGAAAATATACTCAGATGTAAGAGCATTAGCACAATAA
- a CDS encoding TRAP transporter small permease — translation MEKIKNILDKIIEKFCIAIMGIMTLLVTWQVITRYFFNNPSIVTEQTSQYLFVWLVMYGSAYVFGKREHMQISFIRDLASPSIRKIIDIIQEIIITIFVITVMIYGGYFTSLRQMGQVDAALQIPMGVVYSAIPISGIFIIFYAILNITKIAKRD, via the coding sequence ATGGAAAAAATAAAAAATATTTTAGACAAGATTATTGAAAAATTTTGTATAGCAATAATGGGTATAATGACTCTTCTAGTTACATGGCAAGTTATAACAAGATATTTTTTTAATAATCCTAGTATAGTAACAGAGCAAACATCACAATATCTTTTTGTTTGGTTAGTAATGTATGGTTCTGCTTATGTATTTGGGAAAAGAGAACATATGCAAATATCATTTATTAGAGATTTGGCTTCTCCATCTATCAGAAAAATAATTGATATTATTCAAGAAATAATTATAACTATATTTGTTATAACAGTTATGATTTATGGGGGGTATTTTACATCTCTTAGACAAATGGGACAAGTAGATGCAGCTTTACAAATACCTATGGGGGTTGTTTATTCTGCTATTCCAATAAGTGGGATATTTATAATATTTTATGCAATTTTAAATATAACAAAAATTGCTAAAAGAGATTAA
- a CDS encoding TRAP transporter large permease, whose product MDLAVQVGLIIFISLAIFLALGVPISISIGLSSTMAMLLILPFDGAMITSAQRVFIGTNSFSLLAIPFFILAGNIMNTGGIAIRLINCAKLFGRRFYGPLAQANVVANMLFGAISGSGVAAAAAVGGTISPIEEKEGYDKKFSAAVNISSAPTGMLIPPSNTLIVYSTVAGSVSVSALFIAGYLPGILWGIGIMIVAAIMAKKLNYKSESDINKKIIIKTILDAIPSLLLIIIVIGGILKGIFTATEGSAIAVVYSLFLSFIYKEMKMSDLPKIFLSSAQMTAIVIFMIGVSSIMSWVMAFAHIPQKIAEILLGITDSKIIILIIMNILLLIVGTFMDPTPAVLIFTPIFLPIVQSFGMTPVHFGIMLVFNLCIGTITPPVGPILFTGCKVGGVTIEDVFKWLLPFYGITIIILFIVTFVPAFSLFLPQVLGLIK is encoded by the coding sequence ATGGATTTAGCAGTACAAGTAGGATTAATAATATTTATATCATTGGCAATATTTTTAGCTTTAGGAGTTCCTATAAGTATTAGTATAGGTCTTTCTTCTACAATGGCAATGTTATTGATTTTGCCTTTTGACGGGGCTATGATAACATCAGCTCAGAGAGTATTTATAGGAACAAATTCATTTTCATTGTTAGCTATTCCATTTTTCATTTTAGCTGGGAATATAATGAATACAGGTGGAATAGCTATAAGACTTATAAATTGTGCTAAATTATTTGGTAGAAGATTCTATGGACCATTGGCACAAGCTAATGTTGTAGCAAATATGTTATTTGGGGCTATTAGTGGTTCAGGTGTTGCAGCTGCAGCAGCTGTAGGAGGAACAATTTCTCCAATTGAAGAAAAAGAGGGATATGATAAAAAATTCAGTGCTGCAGTAAATATATCCTCAGCTCCAACAGGAATGCTGATACCACCAAGTAACACCTTAATTGTATACTCAACAGTTGCTGGAAGTGTCTCTGTATCAGCTTTATTTATTGCAGGTTATTTACCTGGAATATTATGGGGAATTGGTATAATGATAGTAGCAGCTATTATGGCTAAAAAATTAAATTATAAATCTGAATCTGATATAAATAAAAAAATAATAATAAAAACAATATTAGATGCAATTCCAAGTTTATTATTGATTATAATAGTAATAGGTGGAATATTAAAAGGAATATTTACAGCTACAGAGGGTTCAGCGATAGCAGTTGTTTATTCACTATTTTTATCTTTTATTTATAAAGAAATGAAAATGAGTGATTTACCAAAAATATTTTTAAGTTCAGCTCAAATGACAGCAATAGTTATTTTTATGATAGGAGTTTCTTCTATAATGTCTTGGGTAATGGCATTTGCTCATATACCACAAAAAATAGCTGAAATACTTTTAGGTATTACAGATAGTAAAATAATTATATTAATAATAATGAATATATTATTATTAATAGTTGGTACTTTTATGGACCCAACACCAGCAGTATTAATATTTACACCTATATTTTTACCAATAGTACAAAGTTTTGGAATGACACCTGTTCATTTTGGTATAATGTTGGTATTTAACTTATGCATAGGAACTATAACACCACCAGTAGGACCAATATTATTTACAGGATGTAAAGTTGGGGGAGTGACCATTGAAGATGTATTTAAGTGGTTATTACCATTCTATGGAATAACAATAATAATTTTATTTATAGTAACATTTGTACCAGCATTTTCACTATTCTTACCTCAAGTTTTAGGTTTGATAAAATAA
- the kduI gene encoding 5-dehydro-4-deoxy-D-glucuronate isomerase, whose product MEIRYASSNKDAKAYDTTRLREEYLIQDLFTPNNIKLVYSHYDRIIVGGVCPTTEEIKLEGSKELGSNFFLERREMGIINVGEAGVVTLDGEEYTLNNKDAIYIGMGIEKVTFKSLNPEKPAKFYLNSAPAHHKYPTVKIGLEDARKVKLGSIETSNKRTINQYIHPDVCQSCQLVMGMTMLEDGSVWNSMPCHTHDRRMEVYFYFDMEEDTRIFHLMGEPTETRHIVMKKEEAVISPSWSIHSGVGTASYTFIWGMVGENQTFTDMDHIAMKDLR is encoded by the coding sequence ATGGAAATTCGTTATGCTTCAAGTAATAAAGATGCTAAGGCATATGATACAACAAGACTTAGAGAAGAGTATTTAATACAAGATTTATTTACACCAAATAATATAAAATTAGTTTATTCACATTATGATAGAATAATTGTTGGAGGGGTTTGTCCAACAACAGAAGAAATAAAATTAGAGGGAAGTAAAGAACTAGGTTCTAATTTCTTTTTAGAGAGAAGAGAAATGGGAATTATAAATGTTGGAGAAGCAGGTGTAGTTACATTAGATGGGGAAGAATATACTTTAAATAATAAAGATGCTATTTATATAGGAATGGGAATAGAAAAAGTAACATTTAAATCTTTGAATCCAGAAAAACCAGCTAAATTTTATCTAAATTCAGCACCAGCTCATCATAAATATCCAACAGTAAAAATTGGATTAGAGGATGCTAGAAAAGTAAAATTAGGAAGTATTGAAACATCAAATAAAAGAACAATAAACCAATATATACATCCAGATGTTTGTCAATCATGTCAACTAGTTATGGGAATGACTATGTTAGAAGATGGATCTGTATGGAATAGTATGCCTTGTCATACACATGATAGAAGAATGGAAGTTTATTTCTATTTTGATATGGAAGAAGACACAAGAATATTCCATTTAATGGGAGAACCAACAGAAACAAGACATATAGTGATGAAAAAAGAAGAAGCAGTGATTTCACCTTCATGGTCAATTCATAGTGGAGTAGGAACAGCAAGTTATACATTTATTTGGGGAATGGTTGGGGAAAATCAAACATTCACAGATATGGACCATATAGCAATGAAAGATTTAAGATAG
- the kduD gene encoding 2-dehydro-3-deoxy-D-gluconate 5-dehydrogenase KduD — protein MLNEFSMDFFSLKGKVAIVTGGNTGLGQGYVVAFAKAGADLFVVTYDREWEETRKLVEAEGRKVHFYQADLTDRKQVTASVEECMKVYGKIDILVNNAGTIRRAPLLEYKDEDWEAVININLNAVYYMSQDVAKVMAKQGSGKIINIASMLSFQGGKFVPPYTASKHGVAGITKAFANELACKNIQVNAIAPGYIKTANTAPIRADEKRNAEILSRIPADRWAEPFDLMGTVVFLASRASDYVNGHILAVDGGWLVR, from the coding sequence ATGTTAAACGAATTCTCAATGGATTTCTTTTCTTTAAAAGGAAAAGTTGCAATAGTAACAGGAGGAAATACTGGACTAGGGCAAGGATATGTAGTAGCTTTTGCTAAAGCTGGAGCAGATTTATTTGTAGTTACTTATGATAGAGAGTGGGAAGAAACAAGAAAATTAGTAGAAGCAGAAGGAAGAAAAGTTCACTTTTATCAAGCTGATTTAACAGATAGAAAACAAGTTACAGCTTCAGTAGAAGAGTGTATGAAAGTTTATGGAAAAATAGATATTTTAGTAAATAATGCTGGAACAATAAGAAGAGCTCCATTATTAGAGTATAAAGACGAAGATTGGGAAGCAGTAATAAATATAAATTTAAATGCTGTATATTACATGAGTCAAGATGTAGCAAAAGTTATGGCAAAACAAGGAAGTGGAAAAATAATTAATATAGCTTCAATGTTATCATTCCAAGGAGGAAAATTTGTACCGCCATATACTGCAAGTAAACATGGAGTAGCAGGAATAACAAAAGCTTTTGCTAATGAGTTAGCTTGTAAAAATATTCAAGTTAATGCAATAGCTCCAGGATATATAAAAACAGCTAACACAGCACCTATTAGAGCTGATGAAAAAAGAAATGCTGAAATATTAAGTAGAATACCAGCAGATAGATGGGCTGAACCATTTGATTTGATGGGAACAGTAGTATTTTTAGCAAGTAGAGCATCAGACTATGTAAATGGACATATATTAGCTGTAGATGGTGGTTGGTTAGTTAGATAA